ATGCGGCGATGCTGTCGCTGGTACCTGTGCCCGGGCCCACGATGCGGCCGCCGCCCGTCGAGGGAGATCCGCCTTCGGCAAACCCGAAAACCTTGCCGATGCTCCCAAAAATGCCGCCGATGATGGTTCCGCCGCCGCTCACATCAGGCGTAAACATATTGGTGAGCAGCCGCTTGATATCACTGCGCACGATGTCACCAGCAATCTGGCGCAAGGTCGCGCTGGCGACCTCACTCAGGCTCTTGAAGTTGGTCACTGCATTGGCCGCCGCATCTGCCACTCCGTCGATGACTGTATTGCGCAGGCGCGTTCCAAGGTTCACGACTACAGGCGTAGCGCCGGCCACTTCATTTTTGAGCTGGCCGATGCTGGTGCTCATGTTGTCTATGGCGACCTGGGCCTCTGGCGGCAGGCTGTCGCGCACGCGCTCCAGCTCCTGGACGATGGATTGCAGCACCGGCACCTGGGCCGCGCGGGCCTGTCTGATGCGTGCCTCGGCCTCGATCTGGCTGATCGTTCCCTGGGTGGCCTGGGTCTGTACGGCCTGCTCGATGATGCCGAGCTGGCTCTGAAGGCGCTGTGCCTCTGCCAGCTTATTGTTGAACTCGGCCTGAGCCGCGCCGGCATCGATCAGCAACTGAATGCGCTGGCGGGATGCCTCGGCCTCGGCCGGATCTGCCTGGCGACCAGCAGCACGCAGGTCCTCCGCATATTGCAGCTCCAGCTGCCTACGGATGGCTTCCCTGTCAAACTGGCCGGTCAGGGCTGCTGTATCCACGCGCAGCCGCACCACGATGTTGGCCAGCTTCAGCTCTTCAGCACGCCGCCATTTACCCAGCTCACGCGTCGCATCTTCCTTGGACTGATCCAGCACCTTGAGCGATGCACGCAGTTCGACGGCACGAGCCCTGGTTGTGCCCTTGGCATTAAGCTCGCGCTCCAAGGCCTCACGCTGCGCGTCAATATCCTGATTAATGCCGGCCAAGCGCTTCTTGTAGGCCTCATCGATGCTGACACGGCCTTCTTCCAACTGGTTGACCAGGAAGGCATCGCTGCTCTTGATTGATGCTTGCAGAGCGCGCAAATTCGAGCGGATCTGTTGGATGGCCTCTTGCTCTGGGGTGTTGCCCTTGGGAGTGCGCGGATTTTTCTTGGCTTTCTCGTCGGCCTGCTTGACCAGTTCGTCCAGTTCAGCCTGAGTGATATCCCCAGCATCGCGCCATCCTTGCCATTTTTTCTTGTTGTCGGCCAGGCGCTTTTCTTCAGTTTCAGTGGCCTTCATGGCCGCCGCATATTCCTCCTGGACGGCCTTTTTGCGGCGGTCCTTGCGAGCTGCAGCTGCCTTATCGTCGGCTTCTTTTTCTTGCTTATCCCGTTGGGCATAAAGAGTGCTCAGTTCGCCTATAGCGTTGTTGAGCAGTTGCGGCATTTGTTGATTACCGGCGAGGTTCGTCCCACGGCGTTGCAGATCAGCCGCCATTTGGGTAACACGGCTCTCTTGCTCTTTGATCTGCTCTTCAAGCGTCTTCTGCTTGTCAATATTGAGAATTGCACCCCAAAACTTGCGCGCGACCTCTGCCGCTGCATTCAGTGCCCGCATGAGAACGCCGAGGTTCTCAGGCACCACGCGGCCGAAGTGGTCAGCGGCCTGTCGGCTCAGTTCGAGCTGGGCTTCCTCGACCCGGCCTTGCTCTACCAGGTCGGCGATGTGCCGGCGCTGCGTTGCCGAGAGGAAGTTGAACTGATCATCCAGCTGCTTGGCGGCCTTGGCAGGCTCCGCAAACAGCTTGGCCAGGGAGCTTGCCGCCGCATCGGTGGACTGGCCGGTGGCGGCCGCATAACCGTTGATGGCCTTGGTCAGGTTGCCGATGACGTCGATGCCAAGGCGACCGGACTGCACCATGGCGACGGCCGCGGACTCGGCTGCGCTCTTGCTGATGCCGCTGACTTTGTTGGCAGCCTCGGCCAGTGCTTCGATGCGCCCCTGCGTCGCGCCGGCCGCATTCCCGGTGGTCTGCACCGCCACATTGAAGGCATAGGCCTTTTTCTCGGCCTCAAGGAACAGCAAGGCCAAGGCACCCACACCCAGCGCCAGGCCACCGACGGCAGCCCTCGCAGGTGTGATTGCAGAGGTGATGGCATTGAAAGCGGGCCCGACACCTCCAAAAGAGTCTTTAATTTGTCCGCCCTGTTGGATGGCCACAAGCCAGATGGGCATGCCGCTGGCAATGCTGGTGGTGATATCAGTGATCTGCGCAGGCAGCATGCGCATTGCCGCTGCTGTTTGCCCTGCAGAAACACCAAGGCCGGCAAAGCGTTGCTGGGCTAGGCCCATGAGACGCGTGTGCTGGTCCTGGGTAATGAGACCACGGGCCAGTGCCGTATTCAGCTCGTTTTGAGCCTGTGCCAAGCGGAAGGCCTCGCTGGCAGCTGGGTCCAGGCTGGCAATCAGGCGGTCAATGGCCAGCTTTTCACGGTCGGTTGCCTTGGCGGCTTCGTCGGAGCCTTTAGCCTGGCGCTGTTGCTGCTCCTCGTTCTTCCTGCTTTGCTGCCCCTGGGATTCGCGCTGCTTGGTCAGCTCCTGCTCAGACTTGGTTGCACGGTCAGAGGTTTCGGCCTGTTCCTTCTGGGCTGCTGACAGCGCGGCCGTGGCTGTGGCTTGCTCTTGAGTGGCCGTGGCCGCCTGCCTGGCTGTAGCGGCCTGGTCGGAGCTGGGTGCCGACGGAGCCGAGCCAGACGCGGGCGCCGGCACGGTCGACATTTCTGACGAAGCTTTTTTGCCGGCTGCGCCCAGCTCTTGGACTTCGGCAGTGAACGCGCGGACTTCTTTGCGCGCTTCGTCCAGTGCAGCCTGGACCCGCAGTCCGATTTCGAGGTTGTTTGCCATGGGCCGCATGGTCTCCCGCCACGGCCATCAGCAATAAGTAAAACGCTTTAGAGTTTGCCCATAAAAAAAGGGCTCAGATTGAGCCCCCTGCAAGTGCGACGGCCGTGTGGGCCGCCTGGTGTTGTGCGTGGCGTTCGGCCTGGTCGCCGATGGCCTGCAGATAGCCTTTCAGCTCGTCGATGCTGTAGCGCCGAAGCTGCTGTCGGTCGTGGCCTGCGGCGATGAGCTGCTGAGCAACGGCGAACCAATCGACATCAGCTTCGCCTGGATCACCTTGATCGCCTGCAGGCGCTGGGTAAAAAAACTGAGGTTTTCCTCCAGCACCACATAGACCGCTTCGAGCACCATGGCTATCGGCATCGCACGCACGTCAGCCACCGACATGGTCTTGGCTTGGCCATCCTGCACAGGTGCCAGGCAAGCTACCAGCAGCTTCTCCAGCGCCAGGCGCAAGGTCGATTCGCCTTGCAGCACCTTGAGGCTGGCCAGATCGAACTGGCCACCCTGCATGCTGATCAGCCAGTCGCCGAACTCGAATGCTTCGGTGAATACCTCGAATGGAACCTGGCTGACCTCGAAGTCATGGCCGGCAATGGTTTTATGAATGGGTGTATTGAAGAGTTTGCTCATTGTTCTTATCCGTTGAAGGACCAGCCCAGCGGCCGATGGAAAGCCACACACCAGTTTTGCAGCGGGTAAGGCTTGCCGACCAGTGCAGGAATATTGGCCGATGCATACATGCCGCGCTCAGGCTCGTACACGTAGTTATCGAGAGCGACCGTAGAGTCGCTGTCTCGCAAGCAGCCGTTGCCGTTATGGACAGTCTTGTCTGCATACCAAACAAAGGCATCCGCAGCCAGGTCACGCGCCAATGTGATCTTTATCGTTGCCGCGCCCACGATCTGCACGCTAGAGATGCCAGGCGTTCCAGAGCTGTCGGTGACCTTGAATCCCTTTGCTGCATAGTCGGTAGCAGCATTGACGACGTACGGCAGATCAAACTTCAGAGGTGGAACGGGGACGTGGAACTCGATGAGAATTTCACGGCCGCTGCCTGAGATCTTTGTTGGCATCAGGGGAAGCCAGCGCCGTCCCTGACGGACAACGCGGTCCCAGACTTTGCCGATCATGTGGCCGAACCAGCGACTGCCATTGCTGTCGAGGTGTCCACCTTTGTCTGTGTACGGGTAGATCGGACCGACCATGGCCACGTCGGTGCGCTCCAGGGCTGTCTCCAGCTGGGCCATACCGACATGCAGGCCGGGCGTACCCGCGCTGTCGATATCGCGGGTGTACGCCGCGCCCGTCTGATACATGAGAAACGCAGGTTTTGCAGACTGCCCTGTCGTGGCCATTGCATCAGCTTGCATATCGCTGATGAGCTGGGCAAGCAGGGTCTTGTACGTTGCTTTGTCCCAGCTGCCGCCGTTCGAGTAGTAGTTGTACTCGCCTTGCATCCAGCAAATGCCATCGACAACGCAGGTATCTGCTGCGGCTGCCGCCTTGATCTTGGTGATGCCGTCGACAAAGCGTGCATAACGATTCACAGCGTCTTGGCTGTTGACCTTGGACAGTTGCTCGATGGTGCGGCCCGACACCGAGGGGTTGAGAGTCACAAAGAGCCGGGTCTCATCATTGCTCACCAGCACAGCCTGGTTGTGTAGGTGCTTTGCAAAATTCAGCCAGGCGTGATTTGGCGGCTCGCCGAAAGCTGCAGCGCCAGGCGCCAGAGCGGCCTCCTGCTGAGGCGACAGCAGCGTGGAGCCATCTGCGCTTTGCGCGATCAATGGCTGGAGGGCTGCCGACCCAAATGTAGGGTAGGTATCACCATCGCTCGCCGCTGGCAGGACATTGCCGCCCAGTTGGAGGTTGCCATATCGGCCAGTGCGGGAAAGAGCTGGCCAGGTCTCTTGGCCCCGGCCCAAAGACTGACCGTATAGCACCTTGACGTTGTACTTTGCAGTGGGCCGCTGCAGATTGACCACGGGCTGTTGCTGTCGGATTGCGGACATGGCAACGGCTGTGGCATCGGCCGAGGTTCCGTCATTGGGAGCCAAGGAAGGCATGCGGGGGTAATCGCTGCGGGCGATGTAAGCGCAATTGGAGCGAGCCACAGCAAACTGAAAGCCTGCAATAGTGGCCGTTTGTCCTGCGGCTGCGTCCGCTCCAATCAAGAAGCGAGAGGAACTTGCATCATCAGATAGCAAGAATGCGCCTTCATAGACCCGAAGCGTCGGGCTGATGGTACTCACCAGCCGCAGCGTGACAGCTTGAATGTAGGTTGATGCGTTCCAAATATAGACCTGAGCTGAAACCCACGTCGATCCTTCAGGCCGCTCCACATAGACACGGGCGAAGGCCATGGCGCCTGGCGCATAAAAAGGCAGGTTGCCACCAATGTACGGCCGCGTCCCTCCAACCCCTTTTTTGAACCCCTTCGAGATCAGATCAGGGTTCGTGAGTGTGACGATGCTTGTTTGGGCTGCTGTACCAAATTTCCACGGGATGTAGTCCGGGTCGTCTCCCATCGCATAGGGAAACATATTGGAAGCAGTGATGCGGCCGGTGTCTTCAATCACGCAACCGGCATGCGAAACAATGCTGTCACCCCATAGGCTCATCAAGGCAATAAATGGATAGCGACCATTCGTCGCCTGGGGAGCGGTGGGGTACTTTGCGACCTTCAGCTCGCCACTAGCCAGGTCAATGTAGGCCGTTTCAATGCTATCGGGCGAGACCGTCATCGGCAGCTTCACATAGTTGGCTAGCTCAAGACTTTCCGGGTTTGAAACGTTGACGGTTGACGCATTTCGGGCATGGAAAGAACGGTAAAAAAACTGGCGAGGTGCATACAGAACCCCTCGTCCACCTCCCAAAGCGTTGATTCGGTCATAGATCAGCTTGAAGCGAGGCGAGAAACCGTCCAGATCTCCGTTCAGCGCACGGTCCATCCATAGCACTTCCTGCCCTGTAAAGGACTGGTACTGGCCCCACCAGCACACGCCCAAAGGCACGATGTTCTCGCTGCGTGGCGGCATGAATCCGCTCTCGGTGAACTTGAATAGCTCCTCATGGGTCGCCGCGATGCCGTACTGCGACATATCGATGTAGTGGTAAACAGCTTTAGAGCCGCTCACAGCCAACGACATCGGTAACTCGAAAAATTCAGAAGCGCCAGCTGCCGGCGTCAATATGCGTGAGGTCTCTCCATTTCGGCATATCGCCAAAATTGGATACCGAACTACAGCGCGTTCCACATCAATGACCACACGTCCATTGCCCTGAAAGACAGTGAACTGTCTCGCCAGAGCCATAAGGCGGTCTACGTCTGCCCGCATTGCTGGCTGATACGCGTTGCGCGTCCACTGAGCGCCGGTCCATGTGTAATAGCCGTTGATGGGACTGGCTTCGGTGTGAGCTGGGTCATCGGTCACGATGCCCTGAGTACCCGCTGGCTGCGTTGTGTCGGCCACCATGGCCGCGCGAGTGAGATAGGAGCGCTCCAGCTTGTTCGCAACGATCAGCCAGGCAGTGCCGATGTTGAGATACAACGTGCGGGTGGCCATCTCCATGGCGATAAGGCCAACCAGAGCGGGATAGCGCTTCCAGACGCCACCATTGAAAACGGCATAAGAGCCATTGGTGAAGACCTGCCCAGATCCGGGTGCAGGGTTTGCGGGTAGCGCACTGGTCGACAAGATGGGCCCGGACAGTGTGCTCAGCGCCATGTGATCGTCGATGCGGCGCAGATT
This region of Comamonas thiooxydans genomic DNA includes:
- a CDS encoding phage tail length tape measure family protein, whose protein sequence is MANNLEIGLRVQAALDEARKEVRAFTAEVQELGAAGKKASSEMSTVPAPASGSAPSAPSSDQAATARQAATATQEQATATAALSAAQKEQAETSDRATKSEQELTKQRESQGQQSRKNEEQQQRQAKGSDEAAKATDREKLAIDRLIASLDPAASEAFRLAQAQNELNTALARGLITQDQHTRLMGLAQQRFAGLGVSAGQTAAAMRMLPAQITDITTSIASGMPIWLVAIQQGGQIKDSFGGVGPAFNAITSAITPARAAVGGLALGVGALALLFLEAEKKAYAFNVAVQTTGNAAGATQGRIEALAEAANKVSGISKSAAESAAVAMVQSGRLGIDVIGNLTKAINGYAAATGQSTDAAASSLAKLFAEPAKAAKQLDDQFNFLSATQRRHIADLVEQGRVEEAQLELSRQAADHFGRVVPENLGVLMRALNAAAEVARKFWGAILNIDKQKTLEEQIKEQESRVTQMAADLQRRGTNLAGNQQMPQLLNNAIGELSTLYAQRDKQEKEADDKAAAARKDRRKKAVQEEYAAAMKATETEEKRLADNKKKWQGWRDAGDITQAELDELVKQADEKAKKNPRTPKGNTPEQEAIQQIRSNLRALQASIKSSDAFLVNQLEEGRVSIDEAYKKRLAGINQDIDAQREALERELNAKGTTRARAVELRASLKVLDQSKEDATRELGKWRRAEELKLANIVVRLRVDTAALTGQFDREAIRRQLELQYAEDLRAAGRQADPAEAEASRQRIQLLIDAGAAQAEFNNKLAEAQRLQSQLGIIEQAVQTQATQGTISQIEAEARIRQARAAQVPVLQSIVQELERVRDSLPPEAQVAIDNMSTSIGQLKNEVAGATPVVVNLGTRLRNTVIDGVADAAANAVTNFKSLSEVASATLRQIAGDIVRSDIKRLLTNMFTPDVSGGGTIIGGIFGSIGKVFGFAEGGSPSTGGGRIVGPGTGTSDSIAALVDGKRPIAVSNNEFIQPEKAVNHYGLPFMEAVRTLRLPKPRFALGGLVSASQRVSFATGGSVSSAGGAMPGQTQPVEVRFNNQGTPKQQVGQPITKQELGRLVVEIMIADASNGGKASSAINAAGRRN